The proteins below are encoded in one region of Candidatus Methylacidiphilales bacterium:
- a CDS encoding GNAT family acetyltransferase, protein MEEPNFKIRHYEPRDREAVRRICCETGFLGNPVDPVFEDRELFANFLTAYYTDAEPESSVVLESGGEVRGYIMGCRHPDRQSRYNLRVFAAGLGKLLFRFLFRYQGNTRRYIWWLLTRGRKEVPFTPKGMAHFHINLLPDVRSVPQTRAVIDFFLDYLVRSGEKAVYGQVVTFEKRRGERMFARYGFVVRDSVEVTKYRKYVETPVYLFTVVKDLSAGAKLYDQDLRK, encoded by the coding sequence ATGGAAGAACCCAATTTCAAAATCCGGCATTATGAACCGCGCGACCGCGAGGCTGTGCGGCGCATTTGTTGCGAGACGGGCTTTCTGGGGAACCCGGTCGATCCGGTGTTCGAGGACCGTGAATTGTTCGCGAATTTTCTGACGGCGTATTATACCGATGCCGAGCCGGAATCCAGCGTGGTGCTGGAAAGCGGCGGCGAGGTGAGGGGTTACATCATGGGGTGCCGGCATCCTGACCGGCAGTCGCGCTACAATCTGCGGGTTTTTGCGGCCGGTCTTGGGAAACTGCTGTTCCGGTTTTTATTCCGCTATCAGGGCAACACGCGGCGTTATATCTGGTGGCTGCTGACGCGCGGGAGAAAGGAAGTGCCGTTCACGCCCAAAGGCATGGCGCATTTCCATATCAACCTGCTGCCGGATGTGCGGAGCGTGCCGCAGACGCGCGCGGTGATCGATTTTTTCCTGGATTATCTCGTGCGCTCGGGCGAGAAGGCGGTTTACGGGCAGGTCGTGACATTTGAAAAGCGCCGCGGGGAGCGGATGTTCGCCCGCTACGGGTTTGTCGTCCGGGACTCGGTCGAGGTCACGAAATACCGGAAGTATGTGGAGACGCCGGTTTATCTGTTTACGGTCGTGAAGGATTTGTCAGCCGGGGCAAAGCTGTACGACCAGGATTTGAGGAAATAA